The Microbacterium sp. LWO12-1.2 genome includes a window with the following:
- a CDS encoding ABC transporter ATP-binding protein, giving the protein MSRTATPRRRGRGAQHEGPRATFRQLLPFLFEHKRTLVVVAVLSIVGAGTSLVQPLLVGQVIEAVQSEKTIGILVWLLVGFVIASSIISGFQHYLLQRTGTAVVYSSRRKLIARILHLPTSEFDARRTGDLVSRVGTDTTLLYAVLTQGLADAVGNVVLFLGALIAMLVIDPILLLLIVVVIGVSVVVVVALSGRIRTASTEQQEKVGELASGVERAVGSIRTIRASGATERETVAVSQLASDAYGIGVRIAKISSLVVPIAGIALQLSLLVVLGVGGFRVAAGTITIASLIAFIMFLFLLVMPLASTFGAITSVNQALGALGRIQEVLDLPTETQDDEKIAAAVTRDEPDPQSPALEFRDVHFRYPENVVVARRAAAKEAQEVLADAHLERAETDVTAPVTSREVLRGVSFAVPRGARVALVGPSGAGKSTILSLVERFYDPTGGSIRLYGHDSRTYTREELRAQFGYVEQDAPTLAGTLADNLRLAAPDASDAECEQVLRAVNLGDVLERSPLGLEAPVGEDGVMLSGGERQRLAIARALLTDAPILLLDESTSSLDGVNEQRMREAIDAVSTDRTLVVIAHRLSTVVDSDLIVVLQDGAVVGQGTHAELVESTPLYRDLARHQLLA; this is encoded by the coding sequence ATGTCCCGCACGGCGACTCCCCGCCGACGCGGACGCGGCGCGCAGCACGAAGGTCCGCGCGCCACGTTCCGCCAGCTCCTCCCGTTCCTCTTCGAGCACAAGCGCACGCTGGTCGTGGTGGCCGTGCTCAGCATCGTGGGAGCGGGGACCTCCCTCGTGCAACCGCTGTTGGTGGGGCAGGTCATCGAGGCCGTGCAATCGGAGAAGACCATCGGGATCCTGGTCTGGCTCCTCGTGGGCTTCGTGATCGCGTCGTCGATCATCTCCGGCTTCCAGCACTACCTGCTACAGCGCACCGGCACGGCCGTCGTGTACTCCAGCCGCCGCAAGCTCATCGCCCGCATCCTGCACCTGCCCACCTCGGAGTTCGATGCCCGTCGCACCGGCGACCTGGTCTCGCGCGTCGGCACCGACACCACGCTCCTCTACGCCGTGCTCACGCAGGGTCTCGCGGATGCCGTGGGCAACGTCGTGCTGTTCCTCGGCGCGCTCATCGCCATGCTGGTGATCGACCCGATTCTGCTGCTGCTGATCGTCGTCGTGATCGGCGTCTCGGTCGTGGTGGTCGTGGCGTTGAGCGGGCGCATCCGCACCGCATCGACGGAGCAGCAGGAGAAGGTCGGCGAACTCGCCTCCGGCGTCGAGCGTGCCGTGGGCTCGATCCGCACGATCCGTGCATCCGGTGCGACCGAACGCGAGACCGTCGCGGTCTCCCAGCTCGCGTCCGACGCCTACGGCATCGGTGTGCGCATCGCGAAGATCTCCTCGCTCGTCGTGCCGATCGCCGGCATCGCGCTGCAGCTCTCGCTGCTCGTCGTGCTGGGCGTCGGCGGCTTCCGCGTCGCGGCAGGCACGATCACGATCGCCTCGCTGATCGCGTTCATCATGTTCCTGTTCCTGCTCGTGATGCCGCTGGCCTCCACGTTCGGAGCCATCACGTCGGTGAACCAGGCGCTCGGTGCCCTGGGTCGCATCCAGGAAGTCCTGGACCTGCCCACCGAGACGCAGGACGACGAGAAGATCGCCGCCGCGGTGACCCGCGACGAGCCGGACCCGCAGTCCCCCGCGCTCGAGTTCCGCGACGTGCACTTCCGCTACCCGGAGAACGTCGTGGTCGCTCGACGCGCGGCGGCGAAGGAGGCTCAGGAGGTCCTCGCCGACGCGCACCTGGAACGTGCAGAGACCGATGTCACCGCGCCCGTCACCTCGCGCGAAGTGCTGCGCGGAGTGTCGTTCGCGGTGCCGCGCGGTGCCCGCGTCGCCCTGGTCGGTCCGAGCGGGGCCGGCAAGAGCACGATCCTCTCGCTCGTGGAGCGCTTCTACGACCCCACCGGCGGCTCGATCCGCCTGTACGGCCATGACTCCCGCACCTACACGCGTGAAGAACTGCGGGCCCAGTTCGGCTATGTGGAGCAGGATGCTCCCACTCTCGCCGGTACCCTCGCCGACAACCTGCGCCTCGCCGCTCCCGACGCCTCTGACGCCGAGTGCGAGCAGGTGCTGCGCGCCGTGAACCTGGGTGACGTGCTCGAGCGCAGCCCGCTCGGACTCGAGGCTCCGGTCGGGGAGGACGGCGTGATGCTCTCAGGCGGCGAGCGCCAGCGCCTCGCGATCGCCCGCGCACTGCTCACTGACGCACCGATCCTGCTGCTGGACGAGTCGACCTCCTCGCTCGACGGCGTGAACGAGCAGCGCATGCGCGAGGCGATCGATGCGGTCTCCACCGACCGCACGCTCGTGGTGATCGCGCACCGACTGTCGACCGTCGTCGACAGCGACCTGATCGTCGTGCTGCAGGACGGCGCGGTGGTCGGGCAGGGAACCCACGCGGAGCTCGTGGAGTCGACGCCGCTGTACCGGGACCTCGCCCGCCATCAGCTCCTGGCCTGA
- a CDS encoding AsnC family protein gives MNMRTASAVDPEGEPIAELSRLAGVRVDIARAEEVQVRRARNAGYSWQAIASALGVSKQAAHRRFGRH, from the coding sequence ATGAACATGCGCACCGCATCAGCCGTCGATCCGGAGGGCGAGCCGATCGCCGAGCTGAGCCGGCTCGCCGGAGTCCGGGTCGACATCGCCCGCGCCGAAGAGGTGCAGGTCAGACGCGCCCGCAACGCCGGGTACTCGTGGCAGGCGATCGCCAGCGCTCTCGGCGTGTCGAAGCAGGCTGCGCACCGCAGATTCGGCCGCCACTGA
- a CDS encoding S66 family peptidase translates to MLSAPKLRAGDRVAVLSPAFAAPAVAPEIHAQALRRLTELTGLVPVEYPTTRLLDASPEARAADVNAAFADPSIRAILATIGGDDQILVVPHLDPALALADPKPFLGYSDNTHMLNWLWSLGITGFYGGSTAVHLGPGPGVDDIHLRSLRAALLDGGALEITEPGESEDIGRRWTDPRALTENGDRTPTEPWTWAGPARRVAGRTWGGCLEVVDSLALADLLPTVAELEGAILLLETSEERPSASWVRRWLRGLGERGMLGAVAGVVMARPPVSDFEFLPSDDEATALRAAQRDAVVEVVAHYNPDAVVCVGVPFGHTRPQWILPYGGDMVLDGATSTITADY, encoded by the coding sequence ATGCTGTCCGCACCCAAACTCCGTGCCGGCGACCGCGTCGCCGTGCTGTCACCCGCGTTCGCCGCGCCCGCCGTCGCGCCCGAGATCCACGCGCAGGCGCTGCGGAGGCTCACCGAGCTCACCGGACTCGTGCCGGTGGAGTACCCGACCACTCGTCTGCTCGATGCGAGCCCCGAGGCGCGGGCGGCCGATGTCAACGCGGCATTCGCGGATCCGAGCATCCGCGCGATCCTCGCCACGATCGGGGGCGACGATCAGATCCTCGTGGTGCCGCATCTCGATCCGGCGCTCGCGCTCGCCGACCCGAAGCCCTTCCTCGGGTACAGCGACAACACGCACATGCTCAACTGGCTCTGGAGCCTCGGGATCACCGGCTTCTACGGCGGCTCGACCGCGGTGCATCTCGGCCCTGGACCCGGCGTCGACGACATCCATCTGCGCTCCCTGCGGGCTGCGCTGCTCGACGGCGGCGCGCTCGAGATCACCGAGCCAGGGGAGTCGGAGGACATCGGGCGGCGGTGGACCGACCCGCGGGCTCTGACCGAGAACGGTGACCGCACGCCCACGGAGCCCTGGACCTGGGCGGGTCCGGCGCGACGGGTCGCCGGGCGTACCTGGGGCGGCTGCCTGGAGGTGGTCGACAGCCTCGCGCTGGCCGACCTTCTGCCCACGGTGGCAGAGCTCGAAGGCGCCATCCTGCTGCTGGAGACCAGCGAGGAGCGCCCGTCGGCGAGTTGGGTGCGGCGCTGGCTGCGAGGTCTGGGGGAGCGCGGCATGCTCGGAGCGGTTGCCGGAGTGGTGATGGCGCGCCCGCCGGTCAGCGACTTCGAGTTCCTGCCGTCCGACGACGAGGCGACGGCTCTGCGTGCCGCCCAGCGGGATGCGGTGGTCGAGGTCGTCGCCCACTACAACCCGGATGCGGTGGTCTGCGTAGGCGTGCCGTTCGGGCACACGCGCCCGCAGTGGATCCTGCCCTACGGCGGCGACATGGTGCTCGACGGCGCGACGAGCACCATCACGGCGGACTACTGA
- a CDS encoding glycoside hydrolase family 35 protein, whose product MTSFSIGDTDFLRDGQPHQVISGALHYFRVHPDQWQDRIRKARLMGLNTIETYVAWNAHEPRRGEWDATGWNDLGRFLDLVHAEGLDAIVRPGPYICAEWHNGGLPNWLTAGERSLRSSDPEFLVDISAYLRRVYEIVAPRQVDRGGPVVLVQIENEYGAYGSDKAYLEALVALTKDAGITVPLTTVDQPVDRMLADGSLPELHKTGSFGSRTAERLATLRAHQPTGPLMCSEFWDGWFDWWGGVHHTTEVDAAAADLDALLSAGASVNIYMFHGGTNFGLTNGANHKGRYLPIVTSYDYDAPLDEAGNPTEKFFAFRDVIAKYAPVPEELPAVAPPSPTMTVPLTPVGAWTDAPAADAVTEAPATFDALGHLSALVRYDVELPPADGPGLLSLEEVRDLAWVRVDGQPIGTLSRTRHDRTLRIPAGRTLSILVEDQGRVNYDHRLGEEKGLLGTPTLDGVPLTGWRSTPLDVAEIARSVAARTVAADAGTRPGAWVAEIPLDAPTDLLLDTAAWSKGYAFVNGFFLGRYWRNGPQRTLFVPAPATRAGDNRLVVLELENLLAPHAELVAGLLLGDTEE is encoded by the coding sequence GTGACCTCGTTCTCCATCGGCGACACCGACTTCCTCCGCGACGGACAGCCGCACCAGGTGATCTCCGGCGCCCTTCACTACTTCCGTGTGCACCCGGACCAGTGGCAGGACCGCATCCGCAAGGCGCGCCTGATGGGGCTGAACACGATCGAGACCTACGTCGCCTGGAACGCGCACGAGCCGCGCCGCGGCGAATGGGACGCGACCGGATGGAACGACCTCGGCCGCTTCCTCGATCTGGTGCACGCCGAAGGGCTGGACGCGATCGTGCGCCCCGGCCCCTACATCTGCGCCGAGTGGCACAACGGCGGGCTGCCGAACTGGCTCACGGCGGGTGAGCGCTCGCTGCGCTCCTCCGACCCGGAGTTCCTGGTCGACATCAGCGCCTACCTGCGCCGCGTGTACGAGATCGTGGCGCCGCGGCAGGTCGATCGCGGCGGACCCGTCGTGCTCGTACAGATCGAGAACGAGTACGGAGCCTACGGCTCCGACAAGGCCTACCTCGAAGCGCTGGTGGCGCTGACGAAGGATGCCGGGATCACGGTTCCGCTGACCACGGTGGACCAGCCCGTCGACCGGATGCTCGCCGACGGCAGTCTGCCTGAACTGCACAAGACCGGATCCTTCGGCTCCCGCACCGCGGAACGGCTGGCGACCCTGCGCGCTCACCAGCCCACCGGTCCGCTCATGTGCTCGGAGTTCTGGGACGGCTGGTTCGACTGGTGGGGCGGTGTGCACCACACCACCGAGGTGGATGCCGCGGCTGCCGACCTCGACGCGCTGCTGTCGGCGGGCGCCTCGGTGAACATCTACATGTTCCACGGCGGCACGAACTTCGGGCTCACGAACGGCGCCAATCACAAGGGTCGCTACCTCCCGATCGTCACCTCCTACGACTACGACGCCCCGCTGGACGAGGCGGGCAACCCCACGGAGAAGTTCTTCGCCTTCCGCGACGTGATCGCGAAGTACGCCCCGGTCCCCGAGGAGCTCCCGGCAGTGGCGCCCCCGTCGCCGACCATGACCGTGCCGCTGACCCCGGTGGGTGCATGGACGGATGCCCCCGCCGCGGATGCTGTGACCGAGGCCCCTGCGACCTTCGACGCACTCGGCCACCTCAGCGCGCTCGTGCGCTACGACGTCGAGCTGCCGCCAGCTGACGGCCCCGGACTGCTGTCGCTGGAGGAGGTGCGCGATCTCGCCTGGGTGCGCGTCGACGGGCAGCCGATCGGCACGCTCTCGCGCACGCGCCACGACCGCACGCTGCGCATCCCCGCCGGTCGCACCCTCAGCATCCTGGTCGAAGATCAGGGCCGCGTGAACTACGACCACCGACTCGGCGAGGAGAAGGGTCTGCTCGGCACCCCCACGCTGGACGGCGTCCCGCTCACGGGTTGGCGCTCGACCCCGCTCGACGTCGCGGAGATCGCCCGCTCGGTCGCCGCGCGCACGGTCGCCGCGGATGCCGGTACCCGCCCCGGCGCCTGGGTCGCCGAGATCCCGCTCGACGCACCGACCGACCTGCTCCTCGACACCGCCGCGTGGAGCAAGGGCTATGCGTTCGTGAACGGCTTCTTCCTGGGGCGCTACTGGCGCAACGGACCGCAGCGCACGCTGTTCGTGCCGGCTCCCGCAACGCGCGCCGGGGACAACCGCCTCGTGGTTCTCGAGCTCGAGAACCTGCTCGCCCCGCACGCGGAACTCGTGGCCGGTCTGCTGCTCGGCGACACCGAGGAGTAG
- a CDS encoding ABC transporter substrate-binding protein: protein MKHLPHPAARRTLTVLAAGTVAALALAGCSTGTTDDGGSAGAGNGSFDSVEAALEKGGEITYWSWTPSAEAQAEAFMKEYPNVKVNVVNAGTNNDEYTKLQNAIKAGSGAPDVVQIEYYAFPQFALTDAFVDLSQYGFSDFEDDYTASTWNSVTDGDAIYGLPQDSGPMALFYNKAVFDAAGLDVPTTWDEYYEAAKAIHAANPSAYITNDTGDAGFATSMIWQAGGKPFSTSGTDVTIDLQDEGSKKWTENWNRLVEEDLVAPVSSWSDEWFRALGDGSIATLVIGAWMPGNLISGAPDGAGDWRVAPMPTYDGSPASAENGGGGQAVTTQSKNPELSAGFLWWLNNSEDSISLFLESGGFPSTTAELASDEFLADAPEYFGGQKINEVLAAAAGDVVEGWSYLPYQVYGNSIFGDTVGQSYQNGTDLNEGLTAWQDALVEYGNAQGFAVNK from the coding sequence ATGAAGCACCTTCCTCACCCCGCTGCGCGCCGCACCCTCACGGTGCTCGCAGCCGGAACCGTCGCCGCGCTCGCGCTGGCCGGCTGCAGCACCGGAACCACCGATGACGGTGGCAGCGCCGGTGCCGGCAACGGGTCGTTCGACTCGGTCGAGGCCGCGCTCGAGAAGGGCGGCGAGATCACGTACTGGTCGTGGACCCCCTCCGCCGAGGCACAGGCCGAGGCGTTCATGAAGGAATACCCGAACGTCAAGGTCAACGTCGTCAACGCCGGTACCAACAACGACGAGTACACCAAGCTGCAGAACGCGATCAAGGCCGGCTCCGGTGCCCCCGACGTCGTGCAGATCGAGTACTACGCCTTCCCGCAGTTCGCGCTCACCGACGCATTCGTCGACCTCTCCCAGTACGGCTTCTCGGACTTCGAAGACGACTACACGGCATCGACGTGGAACTCCGTCACCGACGGCGACGCGATCTACGGCCTCCCCCAGGACTCGGGCCCCATGGCGCTGTTCTACAACAAGGCCGTCTTCGACGCCGCGGGCCTCGACGTGCCGACCACGTGGGACGAGTACTACGAGGCCGCCAAGGCCATCCACGCTGCGAACCCCTCCGCCTACATCACCAACGACACCGGTGACGCCGGATTCGCGACGTCGATGATCTGGCAGGCCGGCGGCAAGCCGTTCAGCACCTCGGGCACCGATGTCACGATCGACCTGCAGGACGAGGGCTCGAAGAAGTGGACCGAGAACTGGAACCGCCTCGTCGAGGAGGACCTGGTCGCACCGGTCAGCAGCTGGAGCGACGAGTGGTTCCGCGCCCTCGGCGACGGCAGCATCGCGACCCTCGTGATCGGCGCCTGGATGCCCGGCAACCTGATCTCCGGCGCGCCCGACGGCGCCGGTGACTGGCGCGTCGCGCCGATGCCGACCTACGACGGCTCCCCCGCGAGCGCCGAGAACGGCGGCGGCGGCCAGGCCGTGACCACGCAGAGCAAGAACCCGGAGCTCTCGGCCGGATTCCTGTGGTGGCTGAACAACTCCGAGGACAGCATCTCGCTGTTCCTGGAGAGCGGCGGATTCCCGTCGACCACCGCCGAGCTCGCGAGCGACGAGTTCCTCGCCGACGCCCCCGAGTACTTCGGTGGCCAGAAGATCAACGAGGTCCTCGCGGCGGCAGCCGGCGACGTCGTCGAAGGCTGGAGCTACCTGCCCTACCAGGTCTACGGCAACAGCATCTTCGGCGACACCGTGGGCCAGTCGTACCAGAACGGCACCGACCTGAACGAGGGCCTCACGGCCTGGCAGGACGCGCTGGTCGAGTACGGCAACGCCCAGGGCTTCGCCGTCAACAAGTAA
- a CDS encoding carbohydrate ABC transporter permease, producing MNPRSSKTLLIVMVVYALYTLVPLVWLLFSSTKTQSGLFSSFGLWFADDFAFFDNLAATFAYRDGIFLRWLGNTLLYVVVGAGGATLLATMAGYGLAKYRFPGRPAVFAIVLGAVAVPGTALAVPTFLLFSELGLTNTPWAVIIPSLISPFGLYLIWVFATESVPTELLEAARIDGAGEFRTFFTISMRLLAPGIVTVALFTVVATWNNYFLPLIMLSDPAWYPLTVGLNQWSSQAIGAGSQPIYNLVIMGSLLTIIPIVIAFLLLQRFWQSGLTAGSVKQ from the coding sequence ATGAACCCACGGTCGTCCAAGACGCTGCTGATCGTCATGGTCGTCTATGCGCTGTACACGCTGGTGCCGCTCGTCTGGCTGCTGTTCAGCTCGACCAAGACGCAGTCAGGGCTCTTCAGCTCTTTCGGCCTGTGGTTCGCCGACGACTTCGCGTTCTTCGACAACCTCGCCGCGACCTTCGCCTACCGGGACGGCATCTTCCTGCGCTGGCTGGGCAACACGCTGCTGTACGTGGTGGTCGGTGCCGGAGGCGCGACGCTGCTGGCGACCATGGCCGGCTACGGCCTGGCGAAGTACCGCTTCCCCGGTCGTCCCGCGGTGTTCGCGATCGTGCTCGGCGCGGTCGCCGTGCCAGGAACAGCCCTCGCGGTCCCCACGTTCCTGCTGTTCAGCGAACTCGGGCTCACGAACACTCCGTGGGCGGTGATCATCCCGTCGCTGATCAGCCCGTTCGGTCTGTACCTGATCTGGGTGTTCGCCACCGAATCGGTGCCCACCGAGCTGCTGGAGGCCGCGCGCATCGACGGTGCCGGAGAGTTCCGCACGTTCTTCACCATCTCGATGCGCCTGCTCGCGCCGGGCATCGTGACGGTCGCGCTGTTCACGGTGGTCGCCACCTGGAACAACTACTTCCTTCCGCTGATCATGCTCTCCGACCCGGCGTGGTACCCGCTGACCGTCGGCCTGAACCAGTGGAGTTCCCAGGCCATCGGCGCGGGTTCGCAGCCGATCTACAACCTCGTGATCATGGGCTCGCTGCTCACGATCATCCCGATCGTCATCGCCTTCCTGCTGCTCCAGCGGTTCTGGCAGTCAGGTCTCACCGCGGGAAGCGTCAAGCAGTAG
- a CDS encoding carbohydrate ABC transporter permease: protein MTTEIIAAPGAAGIRRREKRDWRGWAFVGPFMIVFALVFLTPLAYALYLSFFQEKLIGGTSFVGFDNYVRALGDPQFWEAFGRVILFLVVQVPIMLALALGAALALDSARLRGASFFRILIFLPYAVPAVVAVLMWGYIYGDQFGLTSNINDFLGSDLITPFAREWILVSIGNIVTWQFVGYNMLIFYSSLKTIPTDMYEAASLDGAGAWRTIFSIKIPSVRGALVIATIFSIIGSFQLFNEPNILRPLAPNVITTYFTPNMYAYNLSFAGQQFNYAATIAIIMGVITAVIAYVVQLRGSKSEVR from the coding sequence ATGACGACTGAAATCATTGCGGCCCCCGGCGCTGCCGGCATCCGCCGCCGCGAGAAGCGCGACTGGAGAGGATGGGCCTTCGTCGGTCCGTTCATGATCGTGTTCGCCTTGGTGTTCCTGACACCGCTCGCCTACGCGCTGTATCTGAGCTTCTTCCAGGAGAAGCTCATCGGCGGCACCTCGTTCGTCGGCTTCGACAACTACGTCCGCGCGCTCGGCGACCCGCAGTTCTGGGAGGCGTTCGGCCGCGTGATCCTGTTCTTGGTCGTGCAGGTCCCGATCATGCTCGCCCTCGCGCTCGGCGCTGCACTCGCCCTCGACAGCGCTCGCCTGCGCGGAGCCTCGTTCTTCCGCATCCTGATCTTCCTGCCTTACGCCGTGCCCGCCGTCGTGGCCGTGCTGATGTGGGGATACATCTACGGCGACCAGTTCGGGTTGACCTCGAACATCAACGACTTCCTCGGCAGCGACCTCATCACGCCGTTCGCCAGGGAGTGGATCCTGGTGTCGATCGGAAACATCGTGACCTGGCAGTTCGTCGGCTACAACATGCTGATCTTCTACTCCTCGCTCAAGACGATCCCCACCGACATGTATGAGGCCGCTTCGCTCGACGGCGCTGGCGCGTGGCGCACGATCTTCTCGATCAAGATCCCGTCGGTGCGCGGTGCCCTCGTGATCGCGACGATCTTCTCGATCATCGGCAGCTTCCAGCTCTTCAACGAGCCCAACATCCTGCGTCCGCTCGCCCCCAACGTGATCACGACGTACTTCACCCCCAACATGTACGCCTACAACCTCTCGTTCGCGGGACAACAGTTCAACTACGCCGCGACGATCGCCATCATCATGGGCGTCATCACGGCCGTGATCGCCTACGTCGTGCAACTGCGCGGCTCGAAGTCGGAGGTGCGCTGA
- a CDS encoding LacI family DNA-binding transcriptional regulator, whose translation MEDVAREAGVSGQTVSRVVNARGYVGAATRERVEEAMHRLGYRPNSAARALRSGRFRTFGVVMFSFSSYGNQRTLDAIAVRAAQLGYALTLIPVESSAKDTVVGAFRRLEEHAVDGIIIVIEAHQLDEADIEIPSGLPVVFVDSNRTAEHPFVDTDQAQGARLATEHLLDLGHETVWHVTGPAQSYSAERRREAWQSTLEAAGRRVPEPLPGDWSAASGYQAGVTLREIDGVTAVFVANDQMAIGVLRAFREAGIAVPDDVSIVGFDGLPDAAQLWPPLTTVQQHPERVGAFAVDALVAELDEGERLQTPLVGTELIVRASTAPPRQR comes from the coding sequence ATGGAGGATGTCGCCCGCGAGGCCGGGGTGTCCGGCCAGACCGTGTCGCGCGTCGTGAACGCCCGCGGCTACGTCGGCGCCGCCACCAGGGAGCGGGTCGAAGAGGCCATGCACCGCCTCGGCTACCGCCCCAACAGTGCGGCCAGGGCGCTGCGATCGGGCCGATTCCGCACCTTCGGTGTCGTGATGTTCTCGTTCAGCTCCTACGGCAACCAGCGCACGCTCGACGCGATCGCCGTGCGGGCGGCGCAACTCGGATACGCCCTCACCCTCATCCCGGTGGAATCCAGCGCGAAGGACACCGTGGTGGGCGCGTTCCGCAGACTCGAAGAGCATGCGGTCGACGGCATCATCATCGTGATCGAGGCGCATCAGCTAGACGAGGCCGACATCGAGATCCCCAGCGGCCTCCCGGTCGTGTTCGTCGACTCGAACCGGACGGCCGAGCATCCCTTCGTCGACACCGACCAGGCGCAGGGTGCACGTCTGGCGACCGAGCACCTGCTCGACCTCGGACACGAGACCGTGTGGCATGTGACGGGCCCCGCGCAGTCGTACTCGGCCGAGCGTCGACGAGAGGCCTGGCAGTCGACGCTGGAGGCTGCGGGACGCCGAGTGCCGGAACCTCTGCCGGGCGACTGGAGCGCCGCTTCCGGATATCAGGCCGGCGTGACGCTCCGCGAGATCGACGGGGTGACCGCCGTCTTCGTCGCGAACGACCAGATGGCGATCGGCGTGCTGCGCGCATTCCGCGAGGCCGGTATCGCCGTGCCGGATGATGTCAGCATCGTCGGCTTCGACGGCCTGCCCGATGCGGCGCAGCTCTGGCCGCCCCTGACCACAGTGCAGCAGCACCCGGAGCGTGTGGGTGCCTTCGCCGTGGACGCGCTCGTCGCCGAGCTCGACGAGGGGGAGCGGCTGCAGACCCCGCTCGTCGGTACCGAGCTCATCGTGCGCGCGAGCACCGCACCGCCGCGGCAGCGCTGA
- a CDS encoding IclR family transcriptional regulator: MNTTTTPSAPRRNSSGLGRDIEILELLGTDEALRSGGLGVSQVAQSTGRDKAVVSRTLATLAESGLVERDDDTLRYLLGPRLYALAAHTASTTLVHASRSILRRLVQSTRETSHLCVLRGGNVLTLLSELSPHDVRTTGWAGTTTAAWRTPSGRALLSDWDEESLARWYEDHGQDQPLVGRFDQADPSVFPVLDAPPPGNAPVTDLDSLLTELSRIREQGYALSDEELEFGVVAASAPITDFTGRIVAAVNVSAPKARIGHRLDALGVFVSRAARELSSRLGATGV; encoded by the coding sequence GTGAACACGACCACGACACCCTCCGCTCCCCGCCGGAACTCCTCCGGCCTGGGGCGCGACATCGAGATCCTCGAACTGCTCGGCACCGACGAGGCGCTGAGATCCGGAGGTCTCGGCGTCTCTCAGGTCGCACAATCCACCGGGCGCGACAAGGCGGTGGTGTCACGCACCCTGGCGACGCTCGCCGAGAGCGGCCTGGTCGAACGTGACGACGACACGCTGCGCTATCTGCTGGGCCCGCGGCTGTACGCACTCGCCGCCCACACCGCCAGCACCACCCTGGTACATGCATCGCGCAGCATCCTGCGCCGACTGGTGCAGTCGACGAGGGAGACCAGCCATCTGTGCGTGCTGCGCGGCGGCAACGTGCTCACCCTGTTGAGCGAGCTCAGCCCCCACGATGTGCGGACGACGGGCTGGGCCGGAACCACCACCGCCGCGTGGCGCACCCCCTCGGGACGAGCGTTGCTGAGCGACTGGGACGAGGAGTCTCTCGCCCGGTGGTACGAGGATCACGGACAGGACCAGCCACTGGTCGGCCGATTCGACCAGGCGGATCCCTCAGTGTTCCCCGTCCTCGATGCTCCACCCCCAGGCAACGCCCCTGTCACCGACCTCGACAGTCTCCTCACCGAGCTCTCCCGCATCCGCGAACAGGGCTACGCGCTCTCCGACGAGGAGCTCGAGTTCGGCGTCGTCGCCGCGTCTGCGCCGATCACGGACTTCACGGGGCGCATCGTCGCGGCGGTGAACGTCAGCGCCCCCAAGGCGCGCATCGGACACCGCCTCGACGCCCTCGGCGTGTTCGTGTCGCGCGCCGCGCGCGAGCTCTCGTCACGGCTCGGCGCCACCGGCGTCTAG
- a CDS encoding ABC transporter permease, protein MTGFNWEDLMVFLTRRADDILELTRDHLVVVLISVALAAAIGIGLGILVRNRRIARTTVLTAAAVAITIPSLALLALLSPVLGLGWLPTVVALVFYSLLPVVRNTVVGLREVPVSVLESARGMGLSPARVLFTVQLPIAWPVIMTGIRVAAQLTVGIAAIAAYVAGPGLGEYIFKGLSSLGSKNALNYALTGTVAVIILALVLDGILVLIARLTTSRGLRA, encoded by the coding sequence TTGACCGGATTCAACTGGGAAGACCTCATGGTCTTCCTCACACGTCGCGCAGACGACATCCTCGAGCTGACCCGCGATCACCTCGTCGTCGTGCTCATCTCCGTCGCGCTGGCCGCGGCCATCGGGATCGGGCTGGGCATCCTCGTCCGCAACCGGCGCATCGCCCGGACGACGGTGCTGACCGCCGCCGCCGTCGCGATCACCATCCCGTCGCTCGCGCTCCTCGCCCTGCTCAGCCCGGTCCTCGGCCTCGGCTGGCTGCCGACCGTGGTCGCGCTCGTCTTCTACTCGCTGCTCCCTGTCGTGCGCAACACGGTCGTCGGGCTCCGCGAGGTACCGGTCTCGGTGCTGGAATCCGCACGGGGAATGGGGCTCAGCCCGGCGCGGGTGCTGTTCACCGTGCAGCTGCCGATCGCCTGGCCGGTGATCATGACCGGCATCCGCGTGGCCGCGCAGCTCACGGTCGGCATCGCGGCCATCGCGGCCTACGTCGCAGGCCCCGGTCTCGGCGAGTACATCTTCAAAGGCCTCTCCTCCCTGGGCTCCAAGAACGCCCTCAACTACGCGCTCACCGGCACCGTCGCCGTGATCATCCTCGCGCTCGTCCTCGACGGCATCCTCGTGCTCATCGCCCGCCTCACCACCTCAAGGGGTCTCCGTGCCTGA